The following are encoded together in the Oceanobacillus zhaokaii genome:
- a CDS encoding amino acid ABC transporter permease produces the protein MDFVGAYSLDNLAFLMQGFYVTLKVAVIAIIFSFIIGGILGTIRFSKVPVISQIVVVIVETIRNLPLLLIILFTYLALPEIGINLSITVSAIIALVVFESSMIAEIVRGGLNSIEKGQMEAARSSGLTYLQALQKVILPQALRRMVPNLVSQFISLLKDTSLAVIISLPEMLHHAKIIQAQNIHYVIPIFILIAVIYFIVNYILSLIARRLELKHT, from the coding sequence ATGGATTTTGTCGGCGCATATTCGCTAGATAATTTAGCATTTTTAATGCAAGGATTTTATGTGACATTAAAAGTGGCGGTTATTGCTATTATTTTTAGCTTTATCATCGGCGGGATACTTGGAACTATTCGTTTCTCCAAGGTACCTGTCATATCACAAATAGTCGTTGTTATCGTTGAAACAATTCGAAATTTGCCGCTTCTGTTAATTATACTGTTTACATATTTAGCATTGCCTGAGATTGGTATTAACCTGAGTATCACCGTTTCAGCCATTATCGCTTTAGTTGTTTTTGAATCGTCCATGATTGCTGAAATTGTCAGAGGAGGATTGAATTCAATTGAAAAAGGACAAATGGAAGCAGCACGGTCCTCAGGCCTCACGTATTTGCAAGCATTGCAAAAAGTCATTCTGCCACAAGCATTGAGACGAATGGTACCGAATCTTGTCAGTCAATTTATCTCCCTGTTAAAGGATACATCACTTGCGGTTATCATTTCGTTACCTGAAATGCTTCATCATGCAAAAATTATTCAAGCTCAAAACATACATTATGTAATTCCAATCTTCATATTAATTGCTGTAATATACTTCATTGTAAACTATATATTATCTTTGATTGCAAGACGACTAGAGCTCAAGCATACATGA
- the opp3C gene encoding oligopeptide ABC transporter permease, with protein sequence MATNDQNKIPKELLVPLVRKEDTSEKISGPSRTFMQDARRAFFKNKLAVVSVVLIIIVILMSIFGPSMNEHGSDDQDLMRAKMPPHVPVLENISWLGFDGTLSGKYRGNDVEAATANAIARYDNNEDFIDIEVVDEGDGSRNSAVVNATYHIYDAKDMSDEYFWLGTDTLGRDQWTRLWEGTRVSLIIAFVAAVIGLVVGVAYGGIAGFYGGKVDNVMMRIVEILVGIPNLVVILLMMLVLQPGITSIVVALSITGWTGMARIVRGEVLKLKNQEFVLAARTLGQTNGKVIMKHLLPNISGIIIINTMFTIPDAIFFEAFLSFIGLGIVPPDASLGSLINAGFDNLRLYPYLLVYPAVLISLIMIAFNLIGDGLRDAFDPKMHK encoded by the coding sequence ATGGCTACAAACGATCAAAATAAGATACCAAAGGAACTGCTCGTTCCATTAGTACGAAAAGAAGATACTAGTGAAAAGATTTCTGGTCCGAGCAGAACTTTTATGCAGGATGCTAGAAGAGCCTTTTTCAAAAATAAATTAGCAGTAGTTAGTGTAGTTTTAATCATTATCGTTATCCTTATGAGTATTTTTGGACCGTCTATGAATGAACATGGTTCTGACGATCAGGATTTAATGAGAGCGAAGATGCCTCCACATGTACCCGTCTTAGAAAATATTTCTTGGCTTGGTTTTGATGGAACGTTAAGTGGAAAGTACCGCGGTAATGATGTTGAAGCGGCGACTGCAAATGCTATTGCACGTTATGATAATAATGAAGATTTTATAGATATAGAAGTTGTTGATGAAGGCGACGGCAGCAGAAACTCTGCAGTTGTTAATGCGACTTATCATATCTACGATGCGAAAGACATGTCTGACGAGTATTTCTGGTTAGGAACGGATACACTCGGTCGTGATCAATGGACACGTCTATGGGAAGGTACTAGAGTTTCATTGATCATTGCATTTGTTGCAGCGGTCATCGGACTTGTAGTAGGTGTTGCTTACGGTGGTATTGCCGGATTTTATGGTGGGAAAGTCGATAACGTCATGATGCGAATCGTCGAGATTCTTGTCGGGATACCGAACCTCGTCGTCATTCTATTAATGATGCTCGTCCTCCAGCCTGGGATAACGTCGATTGTCGTCGCCCTCTCTATTACAGGATGGACAGGGATGGCACGGATTGTCCGTGGTGAAGTATTAAAACTTAAAAACCAAGAATTTGTTCTTGCAGCACGAACCTTGGGTCAAACAAATGGCAAAGTAATAATGAAACATTTATTGCCAAATATTAGTGGGATTATAATCATCAATACGATGTTTACAATTCCCGATGCAATCTTCTTTGAAGCATTCTTGAGCTTTATTGGTCTAGGTATTGTTCCTCCAGATGCATCACTCGGTTCATTGATTAATGCAGGTTTTGATAATTTGAGATTATATCCATATTTATTAGTGTACCCAGCAGTCTTGATTTCGTTAATTATGATTGCATTCAATCTAATTGGGGACGGATTACGTGATGCGTTTGATCCGAAAATGCATAAATAA
- a CDS encoding ABC transporter ATP-binding protein: protein MAEDKLLEVINLQKHFDVGRNKTVKAVDGVSFDILRGETFGLVGESGSGKSTTGRTIIRLYDATGGEVKFNGEDVHGKKSKKELLKFNRKMQMIFQDPSSSLNPRMTVLDIIAEGLDVHKLVKNEKERKERVEELLEVVGLNREHATRFPHEFSGGQRQRIGIARALAVEPEFIIADEPISALDVSIQAQVVNLLKRLQKDRGLTYLFIAHDLSMVKYISDRIGVMYLGNLVELADSEELYNNPIHPYTKSLLSAIPLPDPEYERNRKRITYDPTVHDSSEVPEFREVSPRHWVRCTTKEFEQYKKEAAQK, encoded by the coding sequence ATGGCAGAAGATAAATTATTAGAAGTTATTAATTTACAGAAGCATTTTGATGTCGGACGAAACAAAACGGTTAAAGCTGTTGATGGTGTATCCTTTGATATTCTTCGTGGTGAAACGTTTGGACTTGTTGGTGAATCAGGATCTGGAAAATCGACAACGGGAAGAACAATCATCCGACTGTATGATGCAACAGGTGGAGAAGTTAAGTTTAATGGTGAAGATGTTCATGGGAAAAAGTCCAAAAAAGAATTATTAAAATTCAATCGTAAAATGCAGATGATTTTCCAAGATCCATCTTCTTCACTAAATCCGCGTATGACGGTATTGGACATTATCGCAGAGGGATTAGACGTTCATAAATTAGTTAAAAACGAAAAAGAACGGAAAGAACGTGTGGAAGAATTATTAGAAGTCGTTGGTTTAAACCGCGAGCATGCAACAAGATTTCCGCATGAGTTCAGTGGTGGACAACGACAACGGATAGGGATTGCTCGTGCACTTGCGGTAGAACCAGAGTTCATTATTGCCGATGAACCTATCTCTGCACTGGACGTATCGATTCAAGCACAGGTTGTAAACTTGCTGAAAAGATTGCAAAAAGATCGTGGGCTAACGTACTTATTTATTGCGCATGACCTTTCAATGGTTAAATATATTAGTGATCGAATTGGTGTAATGTATTTAGGGAATTTAGTAGAACTTGCAGATAGTGAAGAATTATACAATAACCCAATTCATCCATATACGAAATCACTGCTTTCAGCAATACCTCTGCCAGATCCTGAATATGAACGTAATCGCAAACGTATCACATATGATCCAACAGTACACGATTCAAGTGAAGTACCTGAATTTAGAGAAGTGAGCCCAAGACATTGGGTACGTTGCACTACAAAAGAATTTGAGCAGTACAAGAAAGAAGCTGCTCAAAAATAG
- a CDS encoding amino acid ABC transporter ATP-binding protein, producing MISFKNVNKYFGDFHVLKDINLTINRGEVVVIIGPSGSGKSTLLRCINKLETISDGSLIVGDKEIQDKKTDINKVRQRIGMVFQQFNLYPHKTALENITLAPMNVLKKSKEEAKETAEFYLGKVGIPNKASSYPSQLSGGQQQRVAIARALAMKPEILLFDEPTSALDPEMVGEVLDVMKALAKEGMTMVVVTHEMGFAKEVGDRIIFIDEGQILEEADPVEFFENPQEDRAKLFLNRVLNH from the coding sequence ATGATTTCCTTTAAAAATGTGAATAAGTATTTTGGGGACTTCCATGTATTAAAAGACATTAACCTTACAATTAACAGGGGAGAAGTAGTTGTAATTATTGGTCCATCAGGGTCTGGGAAAAGTACGTTATTGAGGTGCATCAATAAACTTGAAACAATATCTGACGGTTCGCTAATCGTTGGAGATAAAGAAATTCAAGATAAAAAAACGGACATTAATAAAGTTAGGCAACGGATAGGCATGGTATTTCAGCAATTTAATTTATATCCTCATAAAACGGCGCTTGAAAATATTACGCTTGCCCCAATGAATGTATTAAAGAAATCAAAGGAAGAAGCCAAAGAAACAGCCGAGTTCTACTTAGGAAAAGTGGGTATTCCTAATAAAGCTTCTTCCTATCCTTCTCAGCTTTCAGGAGGACAGCAACAACGTGTCGCAATTGCAAGGGCGCTTGCCATGAAACCTGAAATTTTACTCTTTGACGAGCCGACATCGGCACTTGACCCAGAGATGGTTGGGGAAGTATTAGATGTTATGAAGGCGCTTGCAAAAGAGGGTATGACAATGGTTGTAGTAACACATGAAATGGGATTTGCCAAAGAAGTAGGAGACCGAATTATTTTTATTGATGAAGGTCAAATTCTTGAAGAGGCCGATCCTGTGGAATTTTTTGAGAATCCGCAAGAGGATCGAGCAAAATTATTTCTTAACCGTGTATTAAATCATTGA
- a CDS encoding lysozyme family protein, producing the protein MKRKKTLKKALFQSFITMILLFGVFFVISIISMVNYDTKHEAVNPGPRISDEVYNYRPLVDKYAEEHGIADYVDVLLAIMMQESGGRGNDPMQSSESYCGEIGCIDDPELSIKQGVYYFSKVIEDANGDLKLAIQSYNFGLGFIHYVLEQTGGYTQEIAIDFSQEMYQNAPDKSIYRCLREEAKEYDACYGDIYYVKSVMAYRDVLAVEL; encoded by the coding sequence ATGAAGCGTAAGAAGACGTTGAAGAAAGCTTTATTTCAATCATTTATAACTATGATCCTGCTATTTGGCGTTTTTTTTGTTATATCCATAATATCGATGGTTAACTATGATACGAAGCATGAAGCAGTTAATCCAGGTCCCCGAATATCGGATGAGGTATATAATTATCGTCCACTTGTGGATAAGTATGCAGAAGAACATGGCATTGCTGATTATGTGGATGTGCTGTTAGCAATTATGATGCAGGAATCTGGTGGCAGAGGAAATGATCCAATGCAATCATCGGAAAGCTACTGTGGAGAAATAGGTTGTATCGACGATCCTGAACTGTCTATTAAACAAGGAGTCTATTATTTTTCAAAAGTAATAGAGGATGCTAATGGTGATTTGAAATTAGCAATTCAATCGTATAACTTTGGGCTCGGTTTTATTCATTATGTTCTAGAACAAACAGGAGGTTATACACAAGAAATTGCAATCGATTTCTCACAGGAAATGTATCAAAATGCACCAGATAAGAGTATTTATCGATGCTTACGTGAAGAAGCTAAAGAGTACGATGCATGTTATGGGGATATTTATTATGTTAAATCTGTAATGGCATATCGGGATGTATTAGCTGTAGAATTATAA
- a CDS encoding iron-containing alcohol dehydrogenase, translated as MDNFTYYNPTKLIFGKGQLDALPSEIEQYGKRVLVVYGGGSIKQNGIYDNIMKKLEEMDAVIFELSGVEPNPRISTVRKGVEICKNENIDVILAVGGGSTIDCTKAIAVGAKTDIDMWDIITRKARAEDALPFGTVLTLAATGSEMNASSVITNWETNEKYGWGLRPYTFPKFSILDPMHTISVPRDQTIYGIVDMMSHVLEHYFHQATNTKVQDRFCEGILTTIIETAPKLLDNLESYEHRETIMLSGTLALNNMLNIGFSGDWASHNLEHAVSAVHDIPHGGGLAIIFPNWMKHVLDDDNAPRFKQLAVRVFNVDPTGKSDEEVALEGINQLRAFWTSIGAPASLTDYDIDESSVESMAEKTVTMSAEYGGFKKLNKQDSLAIFQASL; from the coding sequence ATGGATAATTTTACTTATTACAATCCTACAAAATTAATATTCGGCAAAGGTCAATTAGATGCTTTACCAAGTGAAATTGAACAGTATGGGAAAAGAGTACTCGTCGTTTATGGCGGAGGAAGTATTAAGCAAAATGGTATTTACGATAACATAATGAAAAAATTAGAAGAAATGGATGCAGTAATATTTGAATTATCTGGAGTAGAGCCAAACCCGAGAATTTCAACCGTTCGTAAGGGTGTCGAGATTTGTAAAAATGAGAATATCGATGTTATCTTAGCTGTTGGCGGCGGAAGTACAATAGATTGTACGAAAGCAATCGCTGTTGGTGCTAAAACTGACATAGATATGTGGGATATTATTACTAGAAAAGCGCGTGCTGAAGATGCCCTGCCATTTGGTACGGTATTGACGCTAGCTGCAACAGGTTCAGAAATGAATGCCAGCTCTGTTATTACAAATTGGGAAACAAATGAAAAATATGGCTGGGGGCTTAGACCGTATACCTTTCCGAAATTTTCTATTCTCGATCCAATGCATACTATTTCTGTTCCACGTGACCAAACAATCTATGGGATAGTCGACATGATGTCACATGTATTAGAACATTACTTCCATCAGGCAACCAATACGAAGGTTCAAGATCGATTCTGTGAGGGTATTTTGACAACCATAATCGAAACAGCGCCAAAACTACTCGACAATTTGGAAAGCTATGAGCATCGGGAAACCATTATGCTTAGTGGAACGCTAGCATTAAATAATATGCTAAATATTGGCTTCTCTGGTGATTGGGCTTCACATAATTTAGAGCATGCCGTTTCCGCAGTACATGATATTCCACATGGTGGCGGGCTAGCAATCATCTTCCCGAACTGGATGAAGCATGTTCTTGACGACGATAATGCACCACGCTTTAAACAGCTTGCTGTTCGAGTGTTTAATGTTGATCCAACTGGAAAGTCAGATGAAGAGGTTGCTCTTGAAGGAATTAATCAATTGCGAGCGTTTTGGACAAGCATTGGAGCACCAGCATCATTGACTGATTATGATATTGATGAAAGCTCGGTAGAATCCATGGCAGAAAAGACAGTTACGATGAGTGCAGAATACGGTGGGTTTAAAAAACTTAATAAACAGGATTCTCTTGCCATCTTTCAAGCAAGCTTGTAA
- a CDS encoding ABC transporter ATP-binding protein — MSKLLEVKDLKVSFNTYNGEVQAVRGVSFDLNKGETLAIVGESGSGKSVTSTTLMGLLPKPQGFIKSGQILFEGEDLVKKSAKEMQKIRGNDIAMVFQDPMSSLNPTMKVGNQIMEGLIKHQNMNRADAKKKATELLELVGIPHPDVRMNQYPHQFSGGMRQRVVIAIALACNPKLLIADEPTTALDVTIQAQILELMKKIQEETNSALIFITHDLGVVANVADRVAVMYAGKVVEVGTVDDIFYNPKHPYTWGLLGSMPTLDSSDEELYAIPGSPPDLLNPPKGDAFAPRNKFALEIDTVMEPPMFKVSDTHYAATWLLHEDAPKIEPPESVKRRMQGFSKMEGEQ, encoded by the coding sequence ATGAGTAAATTATTAGAAGTCAAAGATTTAAAAGTATCATTTAACACCTACAATGGCGAAGTACAAGCTGTTCGCGGTGTAAGCTTTGATTTAAATAAAGGAGAAACACTAGCAATTGTTGGTGAGTCAGGTTCAGGTAAATCTGTAACATCGACAACGCTAATGGGATTGCTTCCGAAACCACAAGGATTTATCAAATCAGGTCAAATCCTGTTTGAAGGAGAAGACCTTGTTAAGAAATCAGCGAAGGAAATGCAGAAAATCCGTGGTAATGATATTGCAATGGTGTTCCAAGATCCGATGTCTTCCCTTAATCCAACAATGAAAGTTGGAAACCAGATTATGGAAGGTCTGATCAAACATCAAAATATGAATCGTGCAGACGCAAAGAAAAAAGCAACAGAGTTATTGGAATTAGTTGGGATTCCACATCCAGATGTTCGTATGAATCAATACCCACATCAGTTTTCTGGTGGGATGCGTCAACGTGTTGTTATCGCAATTGCACTTGCATGTAACCCTAAATTATTGATTGCTGACGAACCAACAACAGCACTTGATGTAACCATTCAAGCACAAATCTTGGAATTGATGAAAAAAATCCAAGAGGAAACAAATAGTGCGTTAATTTTTATTACCCATGACTTAGGGGTAGTTGCGAATGTTGCTGACCGAGTGGCAGTAATGTACGCGGGGAAAGTAGTAGAAGTTGGAACGGTAGATGATATCTTCTATAATCCGAAGCACCCATATACATGGGGATTACTCGGCTCCATGCCAACACTGGATAGTTCGGATGAAGAGCTGTATGCTATTCCTGGAAGTCCTCCAGATTTGCTTAATCCTCCAAAAGGGGATGCATTTGCACCAAGGAACAAGTTTGCTCTTGAAATTGATACTGTGATGGAGCCACCGATGTTTAAAGTATCGGACACACATTATGCAGCGACATGGTTGCTTCATGAAGATGCACCGAAAATTGAGCCTCCAGAATCCGTAAAGCGTAGAATGCAAGGTTTTTCGAAAATGGAAGGTGAACAATAA
- a CDS encoding transporter substrate-binding domain-containing protein, which translates to MRKLKRLSVLAVVALLSIILLAACGSSSENASGDGEKGGNVLEDIKDRDKIIFGVKYDTRLFGLKDPASGEVEGFDIDIAKQIAKEIVGDETKVEFVEVTSKTRIPLLNKGDIDAIIATMTISEERKKEVDFSDVYFEAGQSLLVKKGSPIESVDDLTKDTTVLAVKGSTSTDNIREAAPDAQVLEFENYQEAFTALKSGQGDTLTTDNSILLGMASEDDSFELVGGTFTDEPYGVAVKKGQKELVDAINDALTAMKDNGKYDEIYNEWIDME; encoded by the coding sequence ATGAGAAAACTAAAAAGATTATCGGTTTTAGCAGTAGTGGCATTACTTTCTATTATTCTATTAGCTGCATGTGGTTCTAGTAGTGAGAATGCAAGCGGAGATGGGGAAAAAGGCGGAAATGTGTTAGAGGATATTAAAGATCGCGATAAGATCATTTTTGGTGTGAAATATGATACTAGACTCTTTGGGTTAAAGGATCCAGCTTCAGGTGAAGTAGAAGGATTTGATATTGATATTGCTAAGCAAATCGCAAAAGAAATTGTAGGTGATGAAACAAAAGTTGAATTTGTTGAGGTTACATCAAAGACAAGAATACCTTTATTAAACAAGGGAGATATCGATGCGATTATCGCGACCATGACAATTTCTGAAGAACGTAAAAAAGAAGTTGATTTCTCTGATGTCTATTTTGAGGCAGGCCAATCTTTATTAGTTAAAAAAGGCAGCCCCATCGAAAGTGTTGATGACTTAACAAAAGACACAACGGTACTTGCAGTAAAAGGTTCTACTTCCACAGATAATATCCGTGAAGCAGCTCCAGATGCTCAAGTATTGGAATTCGAAAATTACCAAGAGGCATTCACTGCACTGAAATCTGGGCAAGGCGATACGTTAACAACGGATAACTCTATTCTTTTAGGAATGGCTTCGGAAGACGACTCTTTTGAATTGGTAGGTGGGACGTTCACTGATGAGCCTTATGGTGTTGCCGTTAAAAAAGGGCAAAAAGAGCTAGTAGATGCAATCAATGACGCTCTGACGGCAATGAAAGATAATGGGAAATATGATGAGATTTACAATGAATGGATTGATATGGAATAG
- a CDS encoding RidA family protein encodes MVKAIQTDKAPAAIGPYSQAIAAGDFVYVSGQIPINPETSEVVEGIENQTEQVLKNLQAILAEAGTDFSSVVKFTIYLASMEHFATVNEIYGEFLTEPYPARATVEVSRLPKDVLVEMDVVAYTK; translated from the coding sequence ATGGTAAAAGCAATTCAAACAGACAAAGCACCAGCAGCAATTGGGCCATATTCACAAGCGATCGCAGCAGGGGATTTCGTTTATGTTTCAGGTCAAATTCCTATTAACCCAGAAACTTCTGAGGTAGTTGAAGGAATTGAAAATCAAACAGAGCAAGTGTTGAAAAACCTGCAAGCTATTTTAGCCGAAGCAGGTACTGATTTTTCAAGTGTAGTGAAATTCACTATTTATTTAGCTTCAATGGAACATTTTGCAACAGTTAATGAAATTTATGGAGAATTTTTAACAGAACCATATCCTGCACGCGCAACAGTGGAAGTTAGCCGTTTACCGAAGGATGTACTAGTTGAGATGGATGTTGTAGCATATACTAAATAG
- a CDS encoding amino acid ABC transporter permease, whose product MLDFSILVDYSDMFWDGFKVTIVASLTALVASFIIGTIIAVMRITPIAPLRWVGAAYVEFFRNIPLVVIAFFFFVGTPAIGIKFSGITAGTIALSIYTSAFIAEAIRSGILSIPKGQTEAARSSGLNYMQTMRMIILPQAIRIVIPPIGNQFINLVKNSSILALISGADLMYQADLISAKTFIVFDVYILVALIYLIITIPLSLGLRYIERRLANTY is encoded by the coding sequence GTGTTGGACTTCTCGATTTTAGTAGATTACTCGGATATGTTTTGGGATGGCTTTAAAGTCACGATTGTCGCAAGTTTAACAGCGTTAGTCGCAAGTTTTATCATAGGAACAATTATTGCCGTTATGCGTATTACCCCCATTGCACCATTGCGTTGGGTAGGAGCAGCGTATGTTGAGTTTTTTAGAAATATTCCTTTGGTTGTCATTGCCTTTTTCTTTTTTGTTGGTACTCCTGCGATTGGAATAAAGTTTAGTGGTATTACAGCGGGTACAATTGCACTTTCTATTTATACATCAGCCTTTATTGCTGAAGCTATTCGTTCGGGTATTCTATCTATTCCAAAAGGGCAAACAGAAGCAGCAAGATCATCGGGCCTAAATTATATGCAGACAATGCGAATGATTATTTTGCCACAAGCAATTAGAATTGTGATACCTCCAATCGGAAATCAATTTATTAATTTAGTGAAGAACTCATCCATTTTAGCGCTAATTTCTGGTGCCGACTTGATGTACCAAGCGGATCTTATCTCAGCTAAAACATTTATTGTTTTTGATGTATATATATTAGTCGCATTAATTTATTTAATTATCACAATTCCGTTGAGTTTAGGCTTAAGGTACATAGAAAGACGTCTCGCAAATACTTATTAA